The stretch of DNA CTGCGGCCGTATCTGCGCGCATCCCTGCGAGGCCGCCTGCCGGCGCGGGCAACTGGACCAGCCCATCGCCATCCGCGCGATGAAGCGCTTTGTCAACGAGCAGTACGGCGTGGAAAGCGAGTTCAGCTTCGAAGAGATTCTGCAGGTGGTGGAGCGCCCGCGACCGCGGGCACCGAACCCGGGGCGCATCGCGGTGATCGGTTCCGGCCCCGCGGGCCTGGCGTGCGCCCATGACCTGGCGCTCATGGGACACCGTGTCACCATCTTCGACGGCGCGCCCATGGCGGGCGGGATGATGCGGCTGGCCATCCCGGAGTACCGCCTGCCGCGGGCTTTGCTCGAGCGCGAGATCGACTTCGTGCGCTTCCTCGGCGTCGAGTTTCGCTTGGGGCTCGAGATCGGGAAGGGAATCACGTTTCCCGATCTTCGCAGCCGGTTCGACGCCGTGTTCCTGGCCACCGGCTGCCGCAAGGGAAAGATGCTGAAGCTGCCGGGGGGAGACAAGAAGGGTGTGCTCACGGCGCTCGACTTCCTCATCAACCTGAATCTCGGGGTGCCGCTGGATATCGGCGAGAACGTTCTGGTGGTGGGCGGGGGCAACGTGGCTTTCGACGTTGCCCGGACCGCACGCCGATTCGGCGGCACTTCAGAACCGGACGAAGAGCACCACAACCTGGCCGTGGACGCCGCGGTGGCCGCCTCGCGCCTGCTGCGACGTCACGTCACCATGGTTTCGCTGGAGGCGCGCCATGAGATGCCTGCGGATGCCGAGGAGATCGAAGAAGGTTCGCACGAGGGCATCCGCCTGATCCATCGCCGTGGGCCCAAGGCGGTGCTGGGCAATGGCCGAGTCACCGGCCTGGAGACGCTGGATGTCTCCCGCGTCTTCGACGAACAAGGCCGGTTCTCTCCCCAGTTCGTCGAAGGCAGTGAAAAGCAGATTCCTTGTGACACCGTCATCCTGGCCATCGGCCAGATCGCCGACCTCAGTTTTCTCGGTCCGGAGCACGGGCTCAAGACCACGCCGCAGCAGACCGTGGTGGTCGACACGGAGACGCTGGCGACCTCCGTGCCCGGCATCTATGCCGGCGGGGACGTGGCCTTCGGCCCGCGCATCATTATCTCTGCGGTGGGGGACGGCCGGCGCGCCGCTAAGTCCATCGACACCTACCTGACCGGACGCACGGATGGACCCGAGAAATACGTGGTCCGGGTGTTTCCCACCTTTGGCTACGACCATCCCTTCGCTCGCGGCGACTACGAGACCATCATTCGCCGTCGCGTTCCCGTGCTGCCCATCGAGCGCCGACAGCCGCGCGAGGAAGTGGAACTGTGCCTTTCGGAGACCGAAGCTCGGACCGAGGGCAGCCGCTGCCTGCACTGCTGGGTGAACACCATCTTCGATTCCTCCCGCATGCAGGGCACGGAATGCATCCAGTGCGGCGGCTGCGTCGATGTCTGTCCGGAAGAATGCATCGACCTGGTTTCGCTGGTGCGCGTTTCGGCCGGGGCCACGGAAGCGCGGGCGCTGCTGCCCAACGGCGCCCCGGCCACGGTCCTGGCCAGCCGTGGCGCCGCCCTCATCAAGGACGAAACCATCTGCATCCGCTGCGGTTTGTGCGCGCGCCGCTGCCCGGCCAGCGTGATCACCATGCAGGCGCTCTATCGCGCCAACGAAGCCGCGGTCATGGCCCTGGCCGACCGCGTGTTGTGAAAGGAGGCTTACCAGATGCCTTTGCTGGACGACCTGCGAATGCCGCTGGATGAGGCCGACGAGACCCGTCGCGAGTTCCTGGCCCTGGTGGGCGCGGGTGCCATGGGCCTGGCCGGTCTCGGCACCTTCATTACCGCGGTGCGCTTCATGTGGCCGGAGGTGCTGTTTGAAGAAGAGCGCCGTTTCCGCATCGGCAAGCCCGAGGAGATTCCGGTGGGAACCCTGGTGGCGCTGCCGCAGCAGAAGGTGTACGTCGTCCACGCACGGGATGGATTCTTCGCCATGAGCGCGACCTGCACGCACCTGGGTTGCCTGACCCAATACGAGCGCGAAAACAACCGCATCTTCTGCCCGTGCCACGGGAGCAAGTTTTCGCCCGAGGGTGCCGTGACCGATGGTCCAGCGCCCAAGCCTCTGCCGCGGCTGTTGCTGACGCTGGAGCAGGGTGCGCTGGTCGTGGACGTCAGCAAGCGCGTCGAACACGACGTCATTCTGAAGGTTTGAGCCATGTCGCGAACCGTTCATCGCTACCGCCGGATCGCAGACGCCGTGACGCAGAACCGCGTCTTCCGCTCTGTCTTTCGTCACAGCTTCGCGGACACCAATCGCAACCGCTCGCTCGCGGTCTTCAGCAATCTGTTTCTCCACATCCATCCGGTGAAGGTGAACGTGCGCGCCATCCAGTTCACGCGCACCTTCTACCTTGGCGGTTTGTCCGCGGCGACATTTTTCATCCTGGTCGTCA from Terriglobales bacterium encodes:
- a CDS encoding FAD-dependent oxidoreductase, coding for MSIPMAQPGLSATERKDPCAGRASWWDGRDALNLRYLETNFPCRAACPVHTNAGGYVSLIAQGRYREAYLLARAPNPLASICGRICAHPCEAACRRGQLDQPIAIRAMKRFVNEQYGVESEFSFEEILQVVERPRPRAPNPGRIAVIGSGPAGLACAHDLALMGHRVTIFDGAPMAGGMMRLAIPEYRLPRALLEREIDFVRFLGVEFRLGLEIGKGITFPDLRSRFDAVFLATGCRKGKMLKLPGGDKKGVLTALDFLINLNLGVPLDIGENVLVVGGGNVAFDVARTARRFGGTSEPDEEHHNLAVDAAVAASRLLRRHVTMVSLEARHEMPADAEEIEEGSHEGIRLIHRRGPKAVLGNGRVTGLETLDVSRVFDEQGRFSPQFVEGSEKQIPCDTVILAIGQIADLSFLGPEHGLKTTPQQTVVVDTETLATSVPGIYAGGDVAFGPRIIISAVGDGRRAAKSIDTYLTGRTDGPEKYVVRVFPTFGYDHPFARGDYETIIRRRVPVLPIERRQPREEVELCLSETEARTEGSRCLHCWVNTIFDSSRMQGTECIQCGGCVDVCPEECIDLVSLVRVSAGATEARALLPNGAPATVLASRGAALIKDETICIRCGLCARRCPASVITMQALYRANEAAVMALADRVL
- a CDS encoding ubiquinol-cytochrome c reductase iron-sulfur subunit, with the translated sequence MPLLDDLRMPLDEADETRREFLALVGAGAMGLAGLGTFITAVRFMWPEVLFEEERRFRIGKPEEIPVGTLVALPQQKVYVVHARDGFFAMSATCTHLGCLTQYERENNRIFCPCHGSKFSPEGAVTDGPAPKPLPRLLLTLEQGALVVDVSKRVEHDVILKV